CGGCACGGCGCCGTCGAAGTACCGCGTGATCATCGCGACCACGCGCGAGCCGAGATTGCCGAAGCCGTTCGCGAGCTCGGCCTGGTAGCGCGCCGCGAGGTCCTCCCACGAGAACGATCCGTCCTGGCCGAACGCGATCGCCCGCATGAAGTAGTAGCGGAACGCGTCGGAGCCGAAGGTCGACGTGATCTCCTCGGGCGCGATGCCCGTGAGCTTCGACTTCGACATCTTCTCGCCGCCGACGAGCAGCCAGCCGTGTCCGAAGACGCCCTTGGGCACGTCGAGCCCGGCGGCCATGAGCATGGCCGGCCAGATGACGGCGTGGAAGCGCAGGATGTCCTTGCCCACGATGTGGTGCGCCGGCCAGCGGCGGGCGAGCTGCTCGTCGTCCTCGCCGTACCCGACCGCGGTGATGTAGTTCAGCAGCGCGTCGAACCACACGTAGACCACGTGCGACTCGTCCCACGGCACCTTCACGCCCCAGTCGAACGTCGAGCGCGAGATCGACAGGTCGCTGAGCCCCTGCTTCACGAACGAGACCACCTCGTTGCGCGCCGACTCGGGCTGCACGAAGTCGGGCTGCTCCTCGTAGAGCGCGAGCAGCTGCTCGGCGAACGCCGACATGCGGAAGAAGTAGTTCTTCTCGTTCAGCAGTTCGACGGGCTTGGAGTGGATGGCGCACACCTGCTGGCCCGCGTACTCGCCCGTGCCGGCGATGAGGTCGGACGGCTGCTTGTACTCCTCGCAGCCGACGCAGTAGTAGCCCTCGTACTCGCCCGTGTAGATGTGGCCCTCGTCGTAGAGCTTCTGGATGAACTTCCGCACGCCCTCCTCGTGGCGCGCGTCGGTCGTGCGGATGAAGTCGTCGTTGGCGACGTCGATCGTGCCGAGCAGCGGGAACCACGACTCGGTGACGAGCTTGTCGGCCCACTCCTGCGGCGTCACGCCGTTGGCGGTCGCGGTGCGCAGGATCTTCTGGCCGTGCTCGTCGGTGCCGGTCAGCATCCAGGTGTCGTCGCCCCGCTGCCGGTGCCAGCGCGCCAGCACGTCCGCCGCGACCTCCGTGTACGCGTGCCCGATGTGGGGCACGTCGTTGACGTAGAAGATGGGCGTGGTGATGTAGAACGAGGAGCCGTCGGCCATGCCCTCGATTCTATTGGGGGCGGCGGATGCCCCGAGCCCGTGTTACCTCGCCGCGGAGCGCCCTCCCCCGCCGCCTGCGGCGGCCGCGCGACGGGCGTGCGCCGTGGGGCTCGCGACCACCGGCGGCAGGTGCTCCTGCACCTCCAGGTGCTCGTGCACCGTGGGCACGTCGAGCGTCGACTCCTGCTCCTTGAGGGCCGGACCGCGCACCTTCTGCCCGGGGTAGTCCACCAGCTGCATGCCGATCACGATCTTGCCCGGCGCCTCGCGCTTCTCCATCGCGCGGTAGGCGTCCTGCACGCGCTCGAGCGGGAAGATGTCGGCGACGGGCAGCCGGATCTGCCGGTCCTCCACGAGCCGCGCGACCCGCTCGAGCGTGATCATGTCGCCCGCGGAGGCCCTCGCCACGCCGCGCTCG
This is a stretch of genomic DNA from Agromyces sp. SYSU T00194. It encodes these proteins:
- the metG gene encoding methionine--tRNA ligase; the protein is MADGSSFYITTPIFYVNDVPHIGHAYTEVAADVLARWHRQRGDDTWMLTGTDEHGQKILRTATANGVTPQEWADKLVTESWFPLLGTIDVANDDFIRTTDARHEEGVRKFIQKLYDEGHIYTGEYEGYYCVGCEEYKQPSDLIAGTGEYAGQQVCAIHSKPVELLNEKNYFFRMSAFAEQLLALYEEQPDFVQPESARNEVVSFVKQGLSDLSISRSTFDWGVKVPWDESHVVYVWFDALLNYITAVGYGEDDEQLARRWPAHHIVGKDILRFHAVIWPAMLMAAGLDVPKGVFGHGWLLVGGEKMSKSKLTGIAPEEITSTFGSDAFRYYFMRAIAFGQDGSFSWEDLAARYQAELANGFGNLGSRVVAMITRYFDGAVPAAGELTEADAHVLDTARRVTDAAQTAIDRFAPHDALASVWELVDVLNGYITEQEPWALAKDPDERERLGTVLHTAYRGLGTLAVLLTPVLPVATAKLWSALGGSGEISAQRIDRAADWEGAASVRPLEPLFPRIESAA